A DNA window from Bacilli bacterium contains the following coding sequences:
- the hrpB gene encoding ATP-dependent helicase HrpB — translation MNPLPIDEIIPKLQSVLRKNNNAVLVAAPGAGKTTRVPLALLQEPWLAGKKIILLEPRRLAARAAARYMAASVGERVGETVGYRMRNDTRIGKTTRIEVVTEGVLTRMLLEDAALEGAGLVIFDEFHERNLHADLGFTFCLQAQALLRDDLRLLVMSATLAAEPVATLLGGAPVLACAGRVHPVETRFLPNRHADRSEYAVAQKVCEALRNDAGDILVFLPGAREIRRTEKILRELIAGQPVLIAPLYGSLPQSEQDRALLPAAKGERKVVLATSIAETSLTVEGVQIVIDGGFMRVPRFSPRTGMSHLETIPVSRAAADQRRGRAGRLGPGVCYRMWTEQEDRNLAPDHPPEIAAVDLAPLALNLAVWGATEPSELSWLTPPPTGAYRQACEVLRELGALAENGRITRHGRDMAALGMHPRLAHMVLKAIPLQLGELACELAALLSGRDSLRPLGGAYAADLRSVIAAVRSAGATATGAIDPAAAKRINDEANRWKRDLGIKHGGHDDIAACGLLLSFAYPDRIAQRKGAGRFLLKNGRGAVLSAAQPLAQEPYLVAAELDDAGHESRILLAAPIAAETLARYRGELITQDTVVAWDDAAQAVRARTFARLGAIALAEAAAPDVGREETAAALMQGIAANGLDMLPWTKAAHQLLDRLRFMHAREAGWPDVSAETLLATLPDWLSPYVQGMKSRSDLQKLSMAAIIENMLTWEQRRRLDEYAPTHIVVPSGSRIPVDYSDPSAPALFVRIQEMFGQQDTPRIARGQVPVTLHLLSPAQRPVQVTQDLANFWRSTYFAVRKDLKGRYPKHAWPDNPLLATATRHAKPRR, via the coding sequence ATGAATCCATTGCCGATTGACGAAATCATTCCGAAATTGCAAAGCGTTTTGCGTAAAAACAACAATGCCGTATTGGTTGCCGCGCCGGGCGCCGGCAAGACAACACGGGTTCCGTTGGCGCTCCTGCAAGAGCCGTGGCTTGCCGGCAAAAAAATCATCCTGCTTGAACCGCGCCGCCTCGCCGCCCGCGCCGCCGCCCGCTATATGGCCGCCTCTGTGGGCGAGCGGGTGGGGGAAACCGTCGGTTACCGCATGCGGAACGACACCCGCATTGGAAAAACGACGCGCATCGAAGTGGTTACGGAAGGCGTGCTCACGCGCATGCTGCTAGAAGATGCCGCTTTAGAAGGCGCCGGTCTCGTCATTTTTGACGAATTTCACGAACGCAATTTGCACGCCGACCTGGGGTTTACTTTTTGCCTGCAAGCGCAGGCGTTATTGCGCGACGATCTGCGTCTGTTGGTCATGTCGGCCACGCTCGCCGCCGAACCGGTGGCGACGCTGTTGGGCGGCGCGCCGGTTCTTGCCTGCGCAGGCCGCGTCCACCCGGTGGAAACGCGCTTTTTGCCAAACAGGCATGCCGACCGCAGCGAATACGCCGTGGCGCAAAAAGTGTGCGAAGCTCTGCGCAACGATGCGGGGGACATCCTTGTTTTTTTGCCCGGTGCGCGAGAAATCAGGCGGACGGAGAAAATTTTGCGGGAGCTTATCGCTGGGCAGCCTGTGCTGATCGCCCCGTTGTACGGAAGTCTGCCGCAAAGCGAGCAGGATCGCGCGCTTCTTCCCGCCGCCAAAGGTGAACGGAAAGTTGTTCTGGCAACGTCCATCGCTGAAACCAGTTTGACCGTGGAAGGCGTTCAGATCGTCATCGACGGCGGTTTCATGCGCGTGCCCCGCTTTTCACCGCGTACGGGCATGTCGCATCTGGAAACCATTCCGGTATCCCGGGCCGCGGCGGATCAGCGCCGCGGCAGAGCCGGAAGGCTGGGGCCGGGCGTCTGCTACCGCATGTGGACGGAGCAGGAAGACCGCAATCTTGCCCCCGATCATCCGCCGGAAATTGCCGCTGTCGATCTGGCGCCGCTCGCGCTGAACCTTGCCGTTTGGGGCGCGACGGAACCGTCCGAACTTTCCTGGCTGACACCGCCGCCAACGGGCGCCTACCGCCAGGCCTGCGAAGTTTTGCGCGAGCTGGGCGCGCTTGCCGAAAACGGCCGGATAACCCGGCATGGGCGAGACATGGCAGCGCTTGGCATGCACCCCCGGCTGGCGCATATGGTGCTTAAGGCAATCCCGCTGCAGTTGGGCGAACTTGCCTGCGAGCTGGCTGCGCTTTTAAGCGGACGCGACTCGCTTCGCCCGCTCGGGGGCGCATATGCCGCGGATTTGCGCAGCGTCATCGCGGCTGTTCGCAGTGCCGGCGCAACCGCAACCGGCGCCATCGACCCGGCGGCGGCCAAACGCATTAACGATGAGGCGAACCGTTGGAAGCGGGATTTGGGCATCAAACACGGCGGGCATGACGATATTGCCGCTTGCGGATTGCTGCTTTCCTTCGCCTATCCCGACAGGATAGCCCAACGGAAAGGAGCGGGACGGTTCTTGTTGAAAAACGGCCGGGGAGCGGTGCTATCCGCAGCGCAGCCGCTGGCGCAGGAACCTTATTTGGTGGCCGCCGAACTGGACGACGCGGGCCATGAAAGCCGCATTTTGCTTGCCGCTCCGATTGCTGCGGAAACGTTGGCGCGTTATCGCGGGGAGTTGATCACGCAAGATACGGTCGTTGCCTGGGACGATGCGGCGCAAGCGGTTCGCGCGCGCACGTTTGCCAGGCTTGGGGCAATCGCGTTGGCGGAAGCCGCCGCGCCGGATGTCGGCCGGGAAGAAACGGCCGCGGCTTTGATGCAGGGCATCGCGGCAAACGGACTGGACATGCTGCCGTGGACGAAAGCGGCGCACCAACTGCTTGATCGGCTGCGGTTTATGCATGCGCGCGAAGCTGGGTGGCCGGATGTTTCCGCGGAAACGCTGCTTGCGACGTTGCCCGACTGGTTGAGCCCGTATGTGCAGGGGATGAAAAGCCGCAGCGATCTGCAAAAATTGTCCATGGCGGCAATTATCGAGAATATGCTGACCTGGGAACAACGCCGCCGGTTGGACGAGTATGCTCCAACGCATATTGTCGTGCCCAGCGGCTCCCGTATCCCCGTCGATTACAGCGACCCGTCTGCGCCGGCGTTATTTGTGCGCATCCAGGAAATGTTCGGGCAACAAGATACACCGCGAATCGCGCGCGGCCAAGTGCCGGTCACCTTGCATTTGTTGTCCCCGGCGCAGCGGCCGGTGCAGGTGACGCAAGATTTGGCGAATTTTTGGCGCAGCACCTATTTTGCGGTGCGCAAAGATTTAAAAGGGCGCTATCCAAAGCATGCATGG